The DNA window TTCCTGTCGGGGGCGCGCCGGGGAGCACCGAACGAGGTATTGCGGCGCTGTAACCGGGCATCCGCCGTCAGCAGCGATGCCCGCGTTTCGCCTTCTTGCGCCCCCGTCGCATGTGCACCGCCAGCCCTTCCTCCCGGTAGAGCCTTCGTCCTCTTGCGGTTCACGACAGGACCTTTCCGCCGCAGCAGAACATGTAGCCGCCGCCGAGCCGTTGCGCCGCGCCAAGCATCCGCGGAATCATTCACATCGACCCGCATCGCCACCTGCCCGCTATCCGCTCAGAAGCGACCAGAAATCCATGATCAGCGGGCCTGTGCGGTCCTTGTCCTGCCTGATCTTGCGCAATTCGCGCTGGCTGAGGCGCGTGGACGGCACGAAGAACTCGACGCCCGCGGGTTGGCTTCTGACCGCGTCGAAGGGAAGGATGCTGGCGCCCAGCCCGCGCCGGACAAATGACAGGATCGCCGTCGTGTTGCGCGCCTCAAGCCTGCTGCCGTCCAGCAGCGTCCGCACCAGCGGATCGTCCACCAGATTGCACAGCGGATTGGCGATCAGGGGCTCATGGGTCAGCAGGTTCCAGTCGGAACGACCTTCGGCGGCAAGATGCGCGCGGTGGACCGGCCCGCCTTCGACGCAGACGATGCCCAGATCGTCGCGAAGAATTCCCTCTCCTTCGGGCGGATCGCCCGGTCTGGCTGAGAGGATGCCGATATCGGCCTCGTCGCGCTGAACCCGGCGCCGCACCGCGGCGGTGTCGACATCGCTGATCTCGATCCGGACATCGGGATGCGTCGTGCGATACCGGTCGATGACCTTGGGCAACAGCGCGACCGTGGCCGAGGGCACCGCGGCAATGCGCACGATCCCGACCGACGAGATCGCGTGGCGGCGGATAGCGTCGATGCTTTTGTCGAACACATCGGTCGCCCGCTGACTTTCCTCAAGGATAAGCTGTCCCAACGGGGTCAGCCGGCTTTTGCGGTCGGTCTCGAACAACGGCGCGCCGACATGGTCCTCAAGCTGCGTCAGCACCATCGAGACGGCCGACGGCGTGCGGCCCAGCACCCGGGCCGCCCCCGACAGCGTCCCCTTCTGCGCCACGATGCTGAAGGTCCGCAGCATCTCGAGCTTGATTGACATTCAGATAACCTGAAAGAAGCTTCATTTCTTTTAGAGTGACTGAATGCACGCGCATCGTCTAGTCATTTCCTCAGCAAAGAGGAGACACCCATGACCGATCGCACGCAACTTTATATCGACGGAACCTGGAGCGACGGTGCCTCGCAGATCGAGAACCGCAACCCCTCGGACACGTCCGATCTGATCGGCATGTATGCGCAGGCCGACGCATCGCAGCTTGACGCCGCACTTGACGCCGCGCGCCGGGCGCAGCCGCTGTGGTGGGCCGCCGGCATCCAGAAGCGACATGACGTGCTGATGGCGATCGGGACCGAACTGATGGCGCGCGCGGAAGAGATCGGGCGCCTGCTGTCGCGCGAAGAGGGCAAGCCGCTGGCCGAAGGCAAGGGCGAGGTCTATCGCGCCGGACAGTTCTTCACCTATTTCGCCGGCGAAGTCCTGCGCCAGCAGGGCGATCTGGCCGAAAGCGTGCGCCCCGGCATCGAGATCGACGTGCGCCGCGAGCCTGTGGGCGTCGTCGCCATCATCAGCCCGTGGAACTTTCCCGTGGCCACGCCGTCGTGGAAGATCGCGCCGGCGCTGGCATTCGGCAACGCGGTCGTGTGGAAACCCGCTAATGTCACCCCCGCCAGCGCCGTCGCGCTGACCGAGATCATCGCGCGTCAGGACATCCCCAAGGGGCTGTTCAACCTGGTCCCGGGGCCGGGACGGGATGTGGGTCAGCGTCTGGTCGAAAGCCCGCAGGTCGATGCGATCAGCTTTACCGGCTCGGTGCCGGTCGGGCGCGGGATCGCGGCGTCGGCCATTCAGAACATGACCAAGCTGCAGATGGAGATGGGGTCCAAGAACCCGCTGATCGTCATGGATGACGCGGATCTTGATCTGGCTGT is part of the Paracoccus stylophorae genome and encodes:
- a CDS encoding LysR family transcriptional regulator; the encoded protein is MSIKLEMLRTFSIVAQKGTLSGAARVLGRTPSAVSMVLTQLEDHVGAPLFETDRKSRLTPLGQLILEESQRATDVFDKSIDAIRRHAISSVGIVRIAAVPSATVALLPKVIDRYRTTHPDVRIEISDVDTAAVRRRVQRDEADIGILSARPGDPPEGEGILRDDLGIVCVEGGPVHRAHLAAEGRSDWNLLTHEPLIANPLCNLVDDPLVRTLLDGSRLEARNTTAILSFVRRGLGASILPFDAVRSQPAGVEFFVPSTRLSQRELRKIRQDKDRTGPLIMDFWSLLSG
- a CDS encoding aldehyde dehydrogenase family protein, which translates into the protein MTDRTQLYIDGTWSDGASQIENRNPSDTSDLIGMYAQADASQLDAALDAARRAQPLWWAAGIQKRHDVLMAIGTELMARAEEIGRLLSREEGKPLAEGKGEVYRAGQFFTYFAGEVLRQQGDLAESVRPGIEIDVRREPVGVVAIISPWNFPVATPSWKIAPALAFGNAVVWKPANVTPASAVALTEIIARQDIPKGLFNLVPGPGRDVGQRLVESPQVDAISFTGSVPVGRGIAASAIQNMTKLQMEMGSKNPLIVMDDADLDLAVTHAANSAFGGTGQKCTAASRLIVHASVHDAFVEKLVAAANALKVGHALQDGTQIGPVVSEGQLSQNLDYIDIGKSEGAELLCGGDRPDMATEGFYMAPAVFADTRNDMRINREEMFAPITAVQRADSYDEALSLANDTQFGLTAGIMTRSLARASHFRANMRAGCVMVNLPTAGTDYHVPFGGRGASSYGPREQGAYAAEFYTTVKTAYVAAGEPQ